The following coding sequences are from one Bacillota bacterium window:
- a CDS encoding protein-L-isoaspartate(D-aspartate) O-methyltransferase, translating into MTKDTEKKKKLYEFFKNLDRSFFIDNEYKAYAHIDNALPIGHGQTISQPSLVYGMTMRLELDKELKVLEIGTGSGYQTAFLAEFAGEVYTVERIEDLSLKARQRLEALGYKNVFYKIGDGSKGWPEYQPYDRIIVTAAAARIPDPLLEQLKPGGKMIIPVGSRGMQNLMLISKNKNGKVNTETLEPVLFVELKGEYGWSGDYNKEYPEL; encoded by the coding sequence ATGACAAAGGACACGGAGAAAAAGAAAAAACTGTATGAGTTTTTTAAAAATTTGGACCGTTCATTCTTTATTGATAATGAATACAAAGCATATGCGCACATTGATAATGCTCTTCCTATCGGGCATGGACAGACCATTTCCCAGCCTTCCCTTGTTTACGGTATGACTATGAGACTTGAACTGGACAAAGAATTGAAAGTCCTGGAAATAGGAACAGGTTCAGGTTATCAAACAGCTTTCCTGGCGGAATTTGCCGGCGAGGTTTATACCGTTGAGCGGATTGAAGATTTGTCTTTAAAGGCCAGGCAAAGGCTGGAAGCCCTTGGGTATAAAAATGTATTTTACAAAATAGGGGACGGCAGCAAAGGTTGGCCTGAGTACCAGCCTTATGATAGGATAATTGTTACTGCTGCCGCTGCAAGGATTCCAGACCCTTTACTGGAGCAGTTGAAGCCGGGCGGGAAAATGATTATTCCTGTAGGTTCAAGAGGCATGCAGAATCTCATGCTAATCAGCAAAAACAAAAACGGAAAGGTTAATACGGAAACACTTGAACCTGTTCTGTTTGTGGAGCTGAAAGGTGAGTATGGCTGGAGTGGGGATTATAACAAAGAATATCCGGAATTATAA
- a CDS encoding phenylalanine--tRNA ligase subunit beta has protein sequence MKVPVSWLKDFVEINVGIEEFANALTLSGSKVEGIERLGEEISKVVVGKIISIEKHPDADKLLVTKVDVGDEIIQVVTGARNISTGDYVPVALHGSTLPGGVRIKKSKLRGVESNGMLCSIHELELTKNDYPDADENGIFILQHERSNADETQGKLKPGQDIKEVLGLDDTVIEFEITSNRPDCLNILGIAREAAATLKNKLKKPVIELKEEGEEASRFAQVEIKAPDLCPRYAARIIKNVKVASSPEWMKRRLRAAGVRPINNIVDITNYVMLELGQPMHAFDLEYIKGSKIVVRRAEDNEVIKTLDGQERKLDSSMLVIADDESPVAVAGVMGGENSEIHEDTKTILLESANFNGISVRLTAKKLGMRTEASSRFEKGLDVENVITAINRAAQLIEELGAGKVCKGIIDCFPGKKEERVIKLRPEKINSFLGTRLSSDTMIEMLESLELKVDKDTMTIKVPAFRQDIEREADIAEEIARLYDYNNIEPTLLQGKALSIGRKTHKQKIEDLIKYTMISCGLSEIYTYSFTSPRVFDRIRLPAESNLRRVVTISNPLGEDYSVMRTTTIPDMLGVISRNYSRSVEEARLFELSFVYLPKELPLKDLPTEKPVLTLGMYGNVDFYDLKGVVEELLDKLRIEDYEFIPEKDNPAFHPGRTARIIICGNEAGIIGEIHPDVAEEFEAPERTYVGVVDVMPLVENAKMMAEYKPLPKFPSVTRDIAILLDERIMAGTIEKLIRENGGKVLEDISLFDVYKGKQVPEGMKSMAYSLTFRAEDRTLTDEEVNKVMDKIISSLKDTFDARLRE, from the coding sequence ATGAAAGTACCGGTAAGCTGGCTTAAAGACTTTGTTGAAATAAATGTAGGAATTGAAGAATTTGCAAATGCCTTGACACTATCCGGCTCAAAAGTGGAAGGCATAGAAAGGCTAGGAGAAGAAATATCAAAAGTAGTTGTAGGAAAAATTATTTCTATAGAAAAACATCCTGATGCTGACAAATTATTGGTAACAAAGGTGGATGTAGGAGATGAGATAATACAGGTGGTTACCGGCGCACGGAACATATCCACAGGTGACTATGTACCTGTTGCCCTACATGGATCTACCCTTCCGGGAGGAGTTAGAATTAAAAAAAGCAAACTAAGGGGAGTAGAGTCAAACGGAATGTTATGCTCTATTCACGAACTGGAACTTACAAAAAATGATTATCCCGACGCGGATGAGAACGGAATTTTTATACTACAGCATGAACGGTCTAATGCTGATGAAACACAGGGTAAGCTTAAGCCCGGGCAGGACATAAAAGAGGTTTTGGGATTAGATGACACAGTCATCGAGTTTGAAATAACTTCCAACAGGCCCGATTGTCTAAATATCTTGGGTATTGCTAGGGAAGCTGCTGCTACTTTGAAAAACAAATTAAAAAAACCTGTAATTGAATTAAAGGAAGAAGGAGAGGAAGCTTCAAGATTTGCCCAAGTTGAAATAAAAGCACCTGACCTTTGTCCCAGGTATGCTGCCAGGATAATTAAGAATGTAAAAGTAGCGTCTTCCCCTGAGTGGATGAAAAGGAGGTTGAGGGCAGCAGGCGTAAGACCAATAAACAACATAGTAGATATAACTAATTATGTGATGCTTGAGCTTGGCCAACCTATGCATGCATTTGACCTTGAATATATAAAGGGCAGCAAGATTGTTGTGCGCAGAGCTGAAGATAATGAAGTTATTAAAACTCTTGACGGGCAGGAAAGAAAACTCGACTCATCAATGCTTGTTATTGCAGATGATGAAAGTCCTGTTGCTGTAGCAGGGGTAATGGGAGGGGAAAACTCTGAAATCCATGAGGATACAAAGACCATACTCCTGGAGTCTGCCAACTTTAACGGCATTTCTGTAAGATTGACAGCTAAAAAACTCGGAATGAGGACAGAAGCATCGAGCCGCTTTGAAAAAGGCCTGGATGTGGAGAATGTAATTACAGCTATCAATAGAGCTGCACAGCTAATTGAAGAATTAGGTGCAGGCAAGGTTTGTAAAGGAATAATTGACTGTTTCCCCGGAAAGAAAGAAGAAAGGGTCATAAAGTTAAGACCTGAAAAAATCAATTCATTCCTGGGCACGCGTTTAAGCTCCGATACCATGATAGAGATGTTAGAATCATTAGAACTAAAGGTGGATAAGGATACTATGACAATAAAGGTCCCTGCATTTAGACAGGATATTGAAAGAGAGGCTGATATTGCTGAAGAAATTGCAAGACTTTATGACTATAATAACATTGAGCCTACCCTTTTACAGGGGAAAGCACTATCTATTGGGAGAAAGACCCATAAACAAAAGATTGAAGACTTAATTAAATATACTATGATATCCTGTGGCCTATCCGAAATATACACCTATTCATTTACAAGCCCCAGGGTATTTGACAGGATTAGGCTTCCGGCTGAAAGCAACTTAAGGAGGGTTGTTACTATATCCAATCCCTTGGGAGAAGATTACAGCGTTATGAGGACTACAACCATACCTGATATGCTGGGAGTAATAAGCAGGAATTACAGCAGGAGTGTAGAAGAAGCAAGGCTCTTTGAATTGTCTTTTGTCTATCTGCCCAAGGAATTGCCGCTTAAAGATTTACCTACAGAAAAGCCTGTATTGACACTGGGTATGTATGGGAATGTTGATTTTTATGATTTAAAGGGAGTTGTTGAAGAGTTGCTTGATAAGCTCCGTATAGAGGATTATGAATTTATTCCTGAGAAAGATAATCCTGCATTCCACCCCGGGAGGACTGCAAGAATAATTATTTGCGGTAATGAAGCCGGAATAATTGGGGAAATACATCCGGATGTAGCAGAAGAATTTGAAGCTCCGGAAAGGACTTATGTAGGAGTAGTTGATGTTATGCCACTTGTTGAAAATGCAAAAATGATGGCGGAGTATAAACCTCTACCCAAATTCCCTTCAGTTACAAGAGATATTGCAATACTTTTAGATGAAAGAATAATGGCAGGTACTATAGAGAAACTTATAAGAGAGAATGGTGGAAAGGTATTGGAAGATATAAGCCTTTTTGATGTATATAAAGGCAAGCAGGTACCCGAAGGAATGAAGAGCATGGCCTATTCATTAACTTTCAGGGCGGAAGACAGAACCCTTACAGACGAAGAGGTAAATAAAGTAATGGATAAGATTATAAGCAGCCTTAAGGATACTTTTGACGCAAGATTAAGGGAGTAG
- the pheS gene encoding phenylalanine--tRNA ligase subunit alpha encodes MRDQLNNIKEKAKEVVPSVRSMQELDNIRVRFLGKKGELTPILRGMGQLPPEERPVIGQIVNEVRAFIEGLIEQTKNDLKQKERALKLEQEVIDVTIPGKRRKLGSKHPLSIVMDEIKDVFIGMGYEIAEGPEVEFDYYNFEALNTPPGHPARDVQDTFYINENILLRTQTSPVQVRVMEKQKPPIKIICPGRVYRSDAVDATHSPIFHQVEGLVVDRGVTMGDLIGTLQVFARNLFGENTKIRLRPHHFPFTEPSAEVDVSCWTCNGAGCRVCKNSGWIEILGAGMVHPRVLEMCNIDPEIYSGFAFGIGVERTAMGRFNIDDMRLLYENDVRFLKQF; translated from the coding sequence ATGAGGGATCAGTTAAATAATATTAAAGAAAAAGCAAAAGAGGTTGTTCCTTCTGTCCGCTCTATGCAGGAGCTGGATAATATAAGAGTAAGATTCCTGGGGAAAAAAGGAGAACTTACTCCGATATTAAGAGGAATGGGACAACTTCCCCCTGAAGAACGACCTGTTATAGGTCAGATTGTTAATGAAGTCAGAGCTTTTATTGAAGGGCTAATAGAGCAGACCAAAAATGATCTCAAGCAAAAAGAAAGGGCTCTAAAGCTTGAGCAGGAGGTAATTGATGTAACAATACCCGGAAAAAGAAGAAAACTGGGCAGCAAGCATCCCTTGAGTATTGTAATGGATGAAATAAAGGATGTTTTCATAGGCATGGGGTATGAAATTGCCGAAGGGCCGGAGGTAGAGTTTGACTATTATAATTTTGAGGCTTTAAATACTCCACCAGGACATCCGGCCAGAGATGTACAGGATACCTTTTATATTAATGAGAATATACTATTGAGGACGCAAACTTCTCCCGTACAGGTAAGGGTTATGGAAAAGCAAAAACCTCCCATTAAAATAATTTGCCCCGGAAGGGTTTACCGTTCGGATGCGGTGGATGCAACCCACTCCCCTATATTCCACCAGGTGGAAGGTCTTGTGGTGGACAGGGGAGTAACGATGGGGGATTTAATAGGTACGCTGCAGGTATTTGCCAGAAACCTTTTTGGTGAGAACACAAAAATACGGTTAAGGCCACATCATTTCCCATTTACCGAGCCCAGCGCCGAGGTTGATGTATCTTGCTGGACCTGTAATGGAGCAGGCTGCAGGGTATGTAAAAACAGCGGTTGGATTGAAATCCTCGGGGCAGGTATGGTGCACCCGAGGGTGCTTGAGATGTGTAACATAGATCCGGAGATTTATAGCGGTTTTGCTTTTGGTATAGGTGTTGAAAGGACAGCCATGGGTAGGTTTAATATAGATGATATGAGATTGCTGTATGAAAACGATGTAAGGTTTTTGAAACAGTTTTAA